GGGGATTTTGTCTGCAACCTGAGCCGGTAATCACCGGCCCTTAGTGGGTAGCGTGCTAAGAAAATATAGCCGGCTTATAAACCCAGCTTTTCTAAGGTTCTAGCCGCCACTTTAGCGGGCAGTGGGATATAGCCATCTTTCACTACCACTTGCTGGCCTGCTTTCGATAACACCAATTTAATAAACTCGCGCTCCATAGGGGCCAAGGGCTTATTGGGCGCTTTGTTCAAATACACATACAAGAAACGTGATAATGGGTAGGCACCGCTTACCGCATTTTCAGGGGTGGCCGCTACCGGCTGATCACCTACGTTTTTCGCTAAAGGGACCGCCCGCACACTAGAGGTTTTATACCCTATACCCGAGTAGCCTATGCCGTTAATTGAGGTAGCCACCGACTGCACCACGGAAGCCGAACCAGGCTGTTCGTTAACGGTGTTTTTAAAATCGCCCTTACACAGCGCTTTCTTTTTGAAGTAACCGTAGGTGCCCGATACTGAGTTGCGACCAAACAGTTGTATGTCACGGTTAGTCCATGCGCCGCTTAGGCCAGTCTTGCCCCAAGTGCTGATGTCGTTGTTAGAACCACATTTACGGGTAGACGAAAAAATTGCATCTACGTCGGTAATACTCAAACCGGTAATAGGGTTATCTTTGTGTACATAGACAGCCAAGGCATCTATAGCTACCGGAATGGCGGTAGGTTTGTAACCAAACCTAGACTCAAAGGCCGCCAGCTCTTTATCCTTCATTTTACGGCTCATGGGGCCTATGTTGGATGTCCCCTCGGTAAGCGCCGGAGGCGCAGTAGAAGAACCCGCCGCTTGAATTTGAATATTAACATTGGGGTAAAAGCGTTTGAAATCTTCGGCCCACATGGTCATTAGATTGGCCAAGGTATCTGAACCTACACTAGACAGGTTACCCGATACACCGCTGGCTTTTTGATAATCAGACAGGCCAGCATCTACCGCGGTAGCCGCCGTAGCTACAGTAGCTACCGTTGAAGCCAACACGCCGGCACTCACTGCTAGAGCGGCGCCTATTTTTTTAAAGTTGCTCATCGTCATTCGTTTTCTCCAAACAGGGTTTATCAACATGATGGTGTCACTGTAAAAAAACTTTGTTACAGCTGTGTGACATATTTTTGAAACATTTAAGACTATGCGCTTGAGGTAAGCACTGAAGGCAGCCTAAAGGCTTAGGTCGATGAGATCTGGCACTGACTCAGGGGAAAGCTGCAGGCAAAAGTACTACCCTCATCCAAGCTACTAGTAATTTGCAGCTCGCCGTGATGACGCAATAATACATGCTTAACAATCGCTAAGCCCAAACCTGTGCCGCCAGTTTGGGTAGAGCGGCTTTTATCCACGCGATAAAAACGTTCGGTTAAACGGGGAATATGGTGAGCCTCTATGCCCAAGCCATTGTCCTCTACCTGTAAGCGGGCCTGCTCACCATCGCGAAACCAGCGCACCTGTATTTTGCCCTGTTCGCCGGTATATTTAGCGGCATTCATTATCAGATTGGTAAAGGCGCTGCGCAGTGCCTCACCTTCACCGCGCAAGCCTAGGCTGGCATCACAGTCCAACACTATTTCACGCTGTTGATTAAACACCGCCAACACTTCTTCGCGTATTTGCCGTAATAAGGGGCACACCGCAACCACACTGTGCTCGCCTTCGTCGGGTACGGTTTCTAGGCGGGTTAATACGATTAAGTCTTTAATCAGGCTTTCCATACGCCGCACCTGTTCCAACATTTGCTGAAAGGCACGCTTATAACGGGGTTGCTCAGCTAACTCACTATCGACAAACGTTTCCAGATAACCATTTACCACGGTCAGCGGGGTACGCAACTCATGGGATACATTAGCCACAAAGTCTTTGCGCATTTCTTGCAGCCTATAGGTATGGGTAATATCTCTGGCAAATAATAAGCGGCTGCCTTGGCCAAAAAAGGTGAGCTGAAACTGCAATTGTTTTTCGGGCTGATGGGGTGACGCGCAATCTAAGGGGGTTTGGTAGCTATTGGCTTCGTAGTAATGGATAAACTCAGGGCTGCGTATCAAATTAACCAACTGCTGGCCTACATCTTCGGGATAGCGCAGGCCTAGTAAGCGGCGGGCAGCAAGATTACACCACTCGATATCACCGCTTTGATCGATCATCACCGCAGCATCGGATAGCGCCGCCAAAGAATCCCGCAAATAATCCACCGCGCCCTGTAAGCGCTGCCGCTCTTCCCGGTTTTGCCTTTGCAGACGGTAAATACCGTCTAGCATATCGCCCCACAGCCCTGAGGACTCAGGCGCGTCGCTGCCATCTTCAGCCACCAGCCAGCGCTGCACCCGCAGTAATTGCCTAAACGTACTGGCTATATACAGCAGCGCCGCCAACAACAGCACCAGCAATAGATGGCCCGTTAACCAACCC
Above is a window of Dasania marina DSM 21967 DNA encoding:
- a CDS encoding PstS family phosphate ABC transporter substrate-binding protein; translated protein: MTMSNFKKIGAALAVSAGVLASTVATVATAATAVDAGLSDYQKASGVSGNLSSVGSDTLANLMTMWAEDFKRFYPNVNIQIQAAGSSTAPPALTEGTSNIGPMSRKMKDKELAAFESRFGYKPTAIPVAIDALAVYVHKDNPITGLSITDVDAIFSSTRKCGSNNDISTWGKTGLSGAWTNRDIQLFGRNSVSGTYGYFKKKALCKGDFKNTVNEQPGSASVVQSVATSINGIGYSGIGYKTSSVRAVPLAKNVGDQPVAATPENAVSGAYPLSRFLYVYLNKAPNKPLAPMEREFIKLVLSKAGQQVVVKDGYIPLPAKVAARTLEKLGL
- the phoR gene encoding phosphate regulon sensor histidine kinase PhoR, with the translated sequence MQRINWMVELKQLAQLFTVALVLGWLTGHLLLVLLLAALLYIASTFRQLLRVQRWLVAEDGSDAPESSGLWGDMLDGIYRLQRQNREERQRLQGAVDYLRDSLAALSDAAVMIDQSGDIEWCNLAARRLLGLRYPEDVGQQLVNLIRSPEFIHYYEANSYQTPLDCASPHQPEKQLQFQLTFFGQGSRLLFARDITHTYRLQEMRKDFVANVSHELRTPLTVVNGYLETFVDSELAEQPRYKRAFQQMLEQVRRMESLIKDLIVLTRLETVPDEGEHSVVAVCPLLRQIREEVLAVFNQQREIVLDCDASLGLRGEGEALRSAFTNLIMNAAKYTGEQGKIQVRWFRDGEQARLQVEDNGLGIEAHHIPRLTERFYRVDKSRSTQTGGTGLGLAIVKHVLLRHHGELQITSSLDEGSTFACSFPLSQCQISST